A genomic segment from Gavia stellata isolate bGavSte3 chromosome 4, bGavSte3.hap2, whole genome shotgun sequence encodes:
- the GPR22 gene encoding G-protein coupled receptor 22: MCFSPILEVNMQSESNITVRDAVDDIDTNMYRPLSYPLSFQVSLTGFLMLEIVLGLGSNLTVLVLYCMKSNLINSVSNIITMNLHVLDVIICVGCIPLTIVILLLSLESNTALICCFHEACVSFASVSTAINVFAITLDRYDISVKPANRILTMGRAVILMTSIWIISLFSFLIPFIEVNFFSLQSASTWENKTLLCVSTNEYHTELGMYYHLLVQIPIFFFTVIVMLITYTKILQALNIRIGTRFTTGQKKKARKKKTISLTTQHETTDMSHSSGGRNVVFGVRTSVSVIIALRRAVKRHRERRERQKRVFRMSLLIISTFLLCWTPISVLNTTILCLGPSDLLVKLRLCFLVMAYGTTIFHPLLYAFTRQKFQKVLKSKMKKRVVSIVEADPMPNNAVIHNSWIEPKRNKKITFEDNEVRQKCLVPQVVTD; the protein is encoded by the coding sequence ATGTGTTTCTCCCCCATTCTGGAAGTCAACATGCAGTCTGAATCTAACATTACAGTTCGAGATGCCGTTGATGACATCGACACCAACATGTACCGACCACTGTCATATCCATTAAGCTTTCAAGTTTCTCTCACTGGATTTTTGATGTTAGAAATTGTTTTGGGACTTGGCAGCAACCTCACCGTGCTGGTACTTTACTGTATGAAATCCAACTTAATCAATTCTGTCAGTAACATAATTACAATGAACCTTCATGTACTTGATGTAATAATTTGTGTGGGATGTATTCCTCTAACTATAGTTatccttctgctttctctggaGAGTAACACTGCTCTCATCTGCTGCTTCCACGAGGCTTGTGTCTCTTTTGCAAGCGTTTCAACTGCAATCAACGTCTTTGCTATCACTCTGGACCGATACGACATCTCCGTAAAACCTGCCAATCGAATTCTGACCATGGGTAGGGCTGTGATATTAATGACATCAATATGGAtcatttcactgttttccttcctgattCCTTTCATTGAAGTCAactttttcagtcttcaaaGCGCAAGTACTTGGGAAAATAAGACACTTTTGTGTGTGAGTACAAATGAGTACCACACTGAGCTAGGAATGTACTACCACCTTCTCGTTCAGATTCCaatctttttcttcactgttatAGTCATGCTCATTACATACACCAAAATACTCCAGGCTCTAAATATTCGGATTGGTACAAGATTTACAAcgggacaaaagaaaaaagctagaaagaaaaaaactatttCTTTGACCACTCAGCATGAGACTACGGACATGTCCCACAGCAGTGGAGGAAGAAATGTCGTCTTTGGCGTAAGGACTTCTGTGTCTGTCATAATCGCTCTACGCCGAGCTGTAAAACGGCACCGGGAGCGACGAGAACGGCAAAAGAGAGTCTTCAGAATGTCCCTCTTGATTATTTCAACATTCCTTCTCTGCTGGACACCCATCTCTGTTTTAAACACCACCATCCTATGTTTGGGCCCAAGTGACCTTTTGGTAAAGTTGCGATTATGTTTTCTAGTAATGGCATACGGAACAACTATATTTCACCCTCTACTTTATGCATTCACAAGGCAAAAGTTTCAGAAAGTTCTGAAAAGTAAGATGAAAAAGCGAGTTGTTTCAATAGTGGAAGCAGATCCCATGCCAAATAACGCTGTAATACACAACTCATGGATAGAGcctaaaaggaacaaaaagattACCTTTGAAGACAACGAAGTAAGGCAGAAATGTTTAGTACCTCAGGTTGTCACTGACTAG